One genomic segment of uncultured Desulfobacter sp. includes these proteins:
- the rpmG gene encoding 50S ribosomal protein L33, with protein MDRVLIALACTECKRRNYTTTKNKRKTPDKVELKKYCKFCNKHLVHKETKIK; from the coding sequence GTGGACAGAGTGCTTATTGCTCTTGCCTGTACTGAATGCAAGAGGAGAAATTATACAACGACCAAGAATAAACGCAAGACTCCGGACAAGGTTGAACTTAAAAAATATTGCAAATTTTGTAATAAACATCTCGTCCACAAAGAGACAAA